From Chryseotalea sp. WA131a:
TTTCGTATTTTTAATGCGTTCGGTGTCGGGGACACATTAAACTCTGCTTTCTAATGACAAATCTGGATTTGTGTCTTTAGATTGGGTGGAACTTTCTTTTAATAAAAAATCAGTCGCTTTAAATTTTATGAAAAGGAAAGTTTAATTTTGGAACTGTAGGGAAATCAAAATCTCACCCCTCCATCAGCACCATTCAAATCAAAATCAAATTCCCATGATGAAAAAAACAATTAATCTTTCTTTGGTCATGCTAGTGGTAACCTGTATGAGTTGCAATCAATCATCGAAGCAAAGCAACGTTACTACACCTGCTGATGCCATTTACTATGGTGGCGATATCATTACCATGGAGGGTGATAGCGCTGTTTATCCCGAAGCGGTTGTGGTAAGTGAGGGGCGAATAACTTTTACAGGAAGCAAAGCTGATGCAGAAAAGATGAAAGGCGACAGCACGGTTATGCGTGATCTAGGAGGCAAGACCTTGGTTCCGGGTTTTATTGACGGGCATTGTCATTTTTTTGCTTTTGGGTCGCAAGCCCTATCGGCAAACTTGCTGGCACCACCCGATGGTACGAGCAATAACATAGATGACTTGGTGAATGAACTTAAGAGTTGGTATCAGAAGAATGGTGCTGACAAAACACAAGGATGGATTGTGGGAATTGGGTTCGATGATGCCGTTCTAAAAGAAAATCGTTTTCCAACAAAAGATGACCTGGATAAGGTTTCCACCGACCTGCCTGTGATGGCAACTCACATCTCCGGGCATTTTTGCAGTGTCAACACAAAAGGCTTGGAAGTGTTGGGGATAACAGCTACATCCAAGGATCCGGAAGGTGGGGTGATCAGACGCGTAAAAGGCAGTAGGGATCCCAATGGCGTCTTAGAGGAGCTTGCCGCGATTCCACACATGTTTAAATTGGTTACACCACCCATCAAAGAGTTGAGCGATTTATATTTTGATGCAGGGCAAAGAATGGCTGCGAGTTATGGATACACTACTTGTAATGAAGGCCGTGCGATGGGCAACCATGAGCAGATGGCCGACTATGCGACACGTGGTAAAATGTATTTAGATGTAAATTCTTGGATCGACTATTCGGTGCCGCAACACATGCGCAGCAAATGGCATAGTAAAGAATACAAAAATCACTATCGCATTGCAGGACTCAAGCTAACACTCGATGGTTCGCCTCAAGGAAGAACGGCCTGGCGGAGTAGTCCATACCTGATTCCACCCGATGGTCAGAAAAAGGGCTACAAAGGCTACCCTGCCATTCCTAAAGATGAAGATGTTCAAAAAATTGTGGATAGTGCGTTTGCCAATAACTGGCAGTTGAAAGCGCATACCAATGGTGATGCTGCTGCCGATCAGTTGTTCAGAGCTATTGGTAAAGCTTCCGCCAAATATGGGAATGAAGATAGACGAAACATCTTAATACATGGACAATTGATTCGCATGGATCAGTTAGATAGTATTAAAAAATATAGTATCATTGCTTCGTTATTCCCCATGCACACTTTTTATTGGGGGGATTGGTATAAGGAAATTATCGGCCCTGATAAAGCGCAACAAATCAGCCCGATTAAATCAGCATTGAAGAAAGGAATTCGGGTCACAAGTCACACAGATGCGCCTGTCGCGTTCCCTAACATGATGATGATTCTATGGACAACGGTCAATCGTGTGAGCCGCACAGGAACGGTGATGGGGCCAGACGAAAGATTGACACCTTATGAAGCTTTAAAATCGATCACCATTTGGGGTGCCGAGCAGTTTTTTGAAGAGGGAGAAAAGGGCACATTAACACCCGGCAAATTGGCTGATATGGTAGTGCTTGATAAGAACCCGTTAAAAGTTGATCCGATGACTTTGAAGGATATTATTGTGCTAGAAACTATCAAAGAAGGGAAGACCATCTATGAAAAGAAATAAAGGCTCTTTGAAGTTCAAAGGGAAAAATGAATTAATTGCATCTTAATAAAATTAAAGAGTTATGAATCGATTATCTATTTTCTTGTTTGCATTGGTGTTGGTTTCGTGCGGGTCACTGAAAACTACTGTTGACTATGACAAAAGTGTGGATTTTGAAAAGTATAAAACTTACGGGTTTTCGGCAGAAGCCAATCAACTGCCCGTAAATGATTTGGTGCGAAAGCGCATCTTTAGTGCCATCCACAGTGCCCTGCAAAGCAAAGGACTAAAAGAAGCCGAAAAGCCAAATTTGTTGGTTGATCTTGGTGTTAAAACGGAAGAAAAACAACAGACTTCTGCTAACTCTGTGAACCTAGGTGGATTTTATGGAAGGCGGTGGGGCCTCAGCACTGGCTTTTCAACAACGCAGGTCAATACGACCAACTATACCGAAGGCACGTTGGTGATTAATCTAGTCGATGCAGTGAAACAAGAATTAGTATGGATGGGCAGCGGCACAGCAACGGTGACAGAGAAATCCATTCAGCAAGACAAAATTGAAGCAGCGGTAACAAAAATTCTTTCAAAGTTTCCTCCTGCTCCTAAGAATTGACCGTAAAGCATTTATAATAAAAACGTAAAAACAAATACATATGAGAAATATCTTAGTCCTTTTTCTTTTGCTTGCAGGAACTGCTGTTTACGCTCAAAAAACAGAAGCTGAATTGGTGCGTAGTGCATTTCAATTAGAAAAGAAAGCATTGGTAGCCGACTACCTACAGATGAGCAACGATGAAGCTGAGAAGTTTTGGCCCATCTATAATCAATACGAAGAGCAGCGAATAGATGCCTTTACCCGAAGACTAAAGTTAGTCGAAGCCTATCTATTCAATATAGAAAAGGGCATCGCGGAAGTCCATGCAGATGAAATGGTAAAGGAAAG
This genomic window contains:
- a CDS encoding DUF4136 domain-containing protein; amino-acid sequence: MNRLSIFLFALVLVSCGSLKTTVDYDKSVDFEKYKTYGFSAEANQLPVNDLVRKRIFSAIHSALQSKGLKEAEKPNLLVDLGVKTEEKQQTSANSVNLGGFYGRRWGLSTGFSTTQVNTTNYTEGTLVINLVDAVKQELVWMGSGTATVTEKSIQQDKIEAAVTKILSKFPPAPKN
- a CDS encoding amidohydrolase, which produces MMKKTINLSLVMLVVTCMSCNQSSKQSNVTTPADAIYYGGDIITMEGDSAVYPEAVVVSEGRITFTGSKADAEKMKGDSTVMRDLGGKTLVPGFIDGHCHFFAFGSQALSANLLAPPDGTSNNIDDLVNELKSWYQKNGADKTQGWIVGIGFDDAVLKENRFPTKDDLDKVSTDLPVMATHISGHFCSVNTKGLEVLGITATSKDPEGGVIRRVKGSRDPNGVLEELAAIPHMFKLVTPPIKELSDLYFDAGQRMAASYGYTTCNEGRAMGNHEQMADYATRGKMYLDVNSWIDYSVPQHMRSKWHSKEYKNHYRIAGLKLTLDGSPQGRTAWRSSPYLIPPDGQKKGYKGYPAIPKDEDVQKIVDSAFANNWQLKAHTNGDAAADQLFRAIGKASAKYGNEDRRNILIHGQLIRMDQLDSIKKYSIIASLFPMHTFYWGDWYKEIIGPDKAQQISPIKSALKKGIRVTSHTDAPVAFPNMMMILWTTVNRVSRTGTVMGPDERLTPYEALKSITIWGAEQFFEEGEKGTLTPGKLADMVVLDKNPLKVDPMTLKDIIVLETIKEGKTIYEKK